The following are encoded together in the Daucus carota subsp. sativus chromosome 5, DH1 v3.0, whole genome shotgun sequence genome:
- the LOC108222284 gene encoding UDP-glycosyltransferase 86A2, with amino-acid sequence MNRELKPHAIFIAYPLQGHVNPSVHLARKLAENGFTITFINTQYVHHKSSRARGGNNIDDDIFVDARKSGLDIRYATISDGLPLGFDRSLNHDQYMAALLHVFSAHAEEAVENMLKSGEPVHCLIADTFFVWPAELAKKFGLLYVSYWTETALVFSQYYHMDLLRKNSHYDCRDPRDEAIDYIPGVKSIEPKDLTSFLQATDTTTVCHQIIHKAFEDVRGADIVLCNSVYELESDTISALQPKIPFFAIGPVIPFGITKNIVPTSLWAESDCSQWLDTKPHGSVLYVSFGSYAHLTKNELTEIANGLLDSNVSFVWVLRPDIVSSNDLDPLPAGFLDKMGDRGMIIKWCSQMHVLRHPAIGGFLSHCGWNSVMESMWSELPLLCFPLYTDQFTNRKLVVDDWKIGINLCDRRVNVNKVEVSEKIKRLMDGNSSSKLRDNIKHLKKVLVGALKSDGSSEKNVEQFISDVKVMISKKCQEKNGQETQ; translated from the exons atGAACAGAGAGCTAAAACCCCATGCAATCTTCATAGCATATCCACTACAAGGCCATGTAAACCCTTCTGTCCATTTAGCACGAAAGCTAGCCGAAAATGGCTTCACCATAACTTTCATCAACACTCAATATGTCCATCACAAAAGCTCTAGAGCCCGGGGAGGAAATAATATAGATGATGACATCTTTGTTGATGCGCGAAAATCAGGCCTTGATATCCGTTATGCCACAATTTCTGATGGTCTGCCTCTGGGGTTTGATAGGTCACTTAATCATGATCAGTATATGGCTGCTTTGTTGCATGTTTTTTCTGCTCATGCAGAGGAAGCTGTGGAGAACATGTTGAAATCGGGTGAGCCCGTGCATTGTCTGATTGCTGATACGTTCTTCGTGTGGCCAGCTGAGTTGGCTAAGAAGTTTGGGCTTTTGTATGTTTCTTATTGGACAGAGACTGCCTTGGTCTTCTCACAGTATTATCATATGGATCTTCTGAGGAAGAATTCTCACTATGATTGTCGTG ATCCGCGTGATGAAGCGATTGATTACATACCAGGAGTCAAGTCCATTGAGCCAAAGGACTTGACATCTTTTCTTCAAGCAACTGATACAACAACAGTATGTCACCAGATTATTCACAAGGCATTTGAAGATGTTCGCGGTGCAGATATAGTTCTATGCAACTCGGTCTACGAGCTTGAATCAGACACCATATCAGCTCTGCAGCCAAAAATCCCTTTCTTTGCTATTGGTCCAGTAATCCCATTTGGCATCACCAAGAACATTGTGCCCACAAGCCTGTGGGCCGAGTCAGATTGTTCCCAATGGCTCGACACCAAGCCTCATGGCTCGGTCTTGTACGTTTCATTTGGTAGTTATGCGCATCTCACAAAAAATGAGCTGACGGAGATAGCTAATGGTTTATTGGACAGCAATGTGAGCTTTGTCTGGGTGCTTCgtcctgatattgtaagctcaAACGATCTTGATCCGCTTCCAGCTGGATTTTTGGACAAGATGGGTGATCGCGGCATGATCATAAAATGGTGCAGTCAGATGCATGTACTGAGGCACCCTGCAATTGGAGGGTTCTTGAGTCACTGTGGATGGAATTCAGTCATGGAAAGCATGTGGTCTGAGCTTCCTCTGTTGTGTTTCCCTTTGTACACTGATCAGTTTACGAACCGGAAACTAGTGGTGGATGATTGGAAGATTGGGATTAATCTTTGCGACAGAAGGGTTAATGTCAATAAGGTTGAGGTTTCGGAGAAAATAAAGCGCCTCATGGATGGAAATTCAAGTAGCAAGCTGCGAGACAATATAAAGCACTTGAAGAAAGTTTTGGTTGGTGCACTGAAAAGTGATGGATCGTCGGAGAAAAATGTGGAACAGTTCATAAGTGATGTGAAGGTTATGATTTCAAAGAAATGTCAAGAAAAGAATGGCCAAGAAACACAATAA